One part of the Gloeocapsa sp. PCC 73106 genome encodes these proteins:
- the sigC gene encoding RNA polymerase sigma factor SigC, with product MITNLTFTSDEFTENQDTGVVVKRYSTDLVRLYLQDIGKIPLLSKEEEVVLAQKIQRYLQLLELRAQACQQLDPVMAEFARLITVHDHLAAQLGHRPSLKTWAKTGNLEITELKQILTTGKLCWAQIAKLELKELEMIQKAGIEAKNTLLAANLRLVVSIAKKYQNRGLELLDLIQEGTLGLEKAVDKFDPTKGYRFSTYAYWWIRQGITRAIATQSHTIRIPVHITEKLNKIKKAQRKISQQKGYTPTLEDIATELGTTAKQIREILVRIPRSVSLESKIGKDKDTELGDLLETTESSPEEVLIQESLHQDLEKLLAQLTRREREVISLRYGLKEGMCYSLSEIGRILALSRERVRQIETKAMQKLRQPQRRHYIKHYLE from the coding sequence ATGATAACTAATTTAACATTTACCTCTGATGAGTTTACCGAAAATCAAGATACTGGCGTCGTAGTCAAACGCTATAGTACCGATTTAGTCCGGTTATATCTTCAAGACATTGGCAAAATCCCCTTATTAAGCAAAGAAGAAGAAGTTGTTTTAGCACAAAAAATTCAGCGTTACTTGCAATTACTCGAGCTGCGAGCACAAGCTTGTCAACAGCTAGATCCAGTCATGGCAGAATTTGCTAGACTGATTACTGTTCATGATCATCTCGCCGCTCAACTCGGTCACCGTCCTTCCTTAAAAACATGGGCAAAAACCGGTAACTTAGAGATAACTGAACTTAAGCAAATTTTAACCACGGGTAAACTCTGCTGGGCTCAAATAGCAAAACTTGAGCTCAAAGAACTAGAAATGATACAGAAAGCAGGAATTGAAGCTAAAAATACTCTTCTTGCTGCCAATCTCCGTCTAGTAGTTTCCATCGCTAAAAAATATCAAAATCGGGGTTTAGAATTACTAGATTTAATTCAAGAAGGAACTCTAGGATTGGAAAAAGCCGTAGATAAATTTGACCCCACCAAAGGTTATCGTTTCAGTACTTATGCTTACTGGTGGATTCGCCAGGGTATTACTAGAGCGATCGCCACTCAAAGCCACACTATTCGCATACCCGTACACATTACCGAAAAACTGAATAAAATTAAAAAAGCCCAGCGTAAAATCTCTCAACAAAAGGGTTACACCCCCACCCTTGAGGATATAGCTACAGAATTGGGAACTACCGCTAAACAAATCAGAGAAATACTCGTTCGTATCCCTCGTTCTGTTTCTTTGGAGAGTAAAATAGGTAAAGACAAAGATACCGAACTCGGAGACTTGCTCGAGACAACAGAATCTTCTCCTGAAGAAGTGTTAATTCAGGAATCTCTACATCAAGATTTAGAAAAACTTTTAGCTCAATTAACCCGTCGAGAGAGAGAAGTGATTTCTCTACGCTATGGTCTTAAAGAGGGAATGTGTTACTCTTTGTCTGAGATAGGTCGCATTCTAGCTTTGTCCCGTGAAAGAGTGAGGCAAATTGAGACTAAAGCAATGCAAAAATTAAGACAACCCCAACGTCGTCACTACATAAAACACTATCTCGAGTGA
- a CDS encoding 16S rRNA (uracil(1498)-N(3))-methyltransferase, giving the protein MAYRLVIEPKQIQAQQIYLNLEQVHYLKRVVRLNQGDCFIAVDGEGNSWLASLDGNQAVIIESLLTPNTELPWSLTLVTAIVKGNGFDEIVRCCTELGVRVIIPTLTSRTLSQPSSHKVERWRKIAQEAVEQSERQIIPTILDPVPFTQVMGTLISREKSNYLCLTRQETPHLLTCLRESVGTEIVIATGPEGGWTATEIEEAIASGFQPVNLGNRILRAITAPIAATSLVAAVAEGSFKQ; this is encoded by the coding sequence ATGGCTTATCGATTGGTAATAGAGCCTAAGCAAATACAAGCTCAGCAAATATACTTAAATCTTGAACAGGTACATTATCTTAAGCGCGTGGTGCGTCTCAATCAGGGCGATTGTTTTATCGCTGTAGATGGTGAGGGTAATTCCTGGTTAGCTAGCTTAGATGGGAATCAAGCGGTGATTATCGAAAGTTTACTTACCCCCAATACTGAACTCCCCTGGAGTCTGACTTTGGTAACGGCGATCGTCAAGGGTAATGGTTTCGATGAGATAGTGCGTTGCTGTACTGAATTGGGGGTTCGAGTTATCATTCCTACTCTCACCTCCCGGACTCTTAGTCAACCTAGTTCTCATAAGGTCGAGAGATGGCGTAAAATCGCTCAGGAAGCAGTAGAACAATCAGAACGTCAAATAATACCCACCATCTTGGATCCTGTACCCTTTACTCAGGTGATGGGGACTCTAATTTCTCGGGAAAAGAGTAATTATCTTTGTCTAACTCGCCAGGAAACACCCCATTTACTGACCTGTTTGAGGGAATCGGTCGGTACTGAGATAGTGATTGCTACTGGACCGGAGGGGGGTTGGACAGCTACTGAAATTGAGGAGGCGATCGCTTCAGGTTTTCAACCCGTTAATTTAGGAAATCGTATTTTACGGGCGATTACCGCGCCGATCGCCGCCACCTCTCTAGTAGCTGCAGTAGCTGAAGGTAGTTTTAAACAGTAG
- a CDS encoding MBL fold metallo-hydrolase, protein MELTWLDSNSWLIGINGKQILLDPWLVGSLVFGNLPWLFKGDRTKTKPIPEQIDLILLSQGLEDHAHPPTLEHLDHNIPVVTSPNGAKVVTKIGYSQIHSLNHGEVFNLEDKLEIRALPGSPIGPTLVENAYLLKDLSTGQTLYYEPHGYHSPLIKEYAPVDIVVTPIIDLKLPLLGSVIKGQSKALEVCQWLKPQVIIPTAAGGDIQFAGLIMSLLKTEGSAEQLQQRLGENQLPTQVIEALPGEKLTLLATV, encoded by the coding sequence ATGGAATTAACTTGGCTTGATAGTAACTCTTGGCTGATTGGTATTAATGGTAAACAAATTTTACTAGACCCTTGGCTGGTGGGTTCTCTGGTGTTCGGGAATTTACCTTGGCTATTTAAGGGCGATCGCACTAAAACCAAACCTATCCCTGAGCAAATTGATTTAATTCTCTTATCCCAAGGTTTAGAAGATCACGCTCATCCACCCACACTAGAACATCTAGACCATAACATTCCCGTAGTCACCTCTCCCAACGGGGCTAAAGTTGTGACCAAAATTGGCTACAGTCAAATACACTCTCTTAACCATGGAGAAGTTTTTAATCTGGAAGACAAGCTAGAGATTAGAGCACTTCCGGGTTCTCCTATAGGTCCCACTCTCGTAGAAAACGCCTATCTACTCAAAGATCTAAGCACCGGTCAAACCTTATACTATGAACCTCACGGTTATCACTCTCCCCTAATTAAAGAATACGCCCCAGTGGATATAGTAGTGACCCCAATCATTGATTTAAAACTTCCCTTACTCGGTTCGGTGATCAAAGGACAGTCAAAAGCCTTAGAAGTCTGTCAATGGTTAAAACCTCAAGTAATTATACCTACCGCAGCAGGCGGAGACATTCAATTTGCAGGACTAATAATGTCCCTACTGAAAACCGAAGGAAGCGCAGAGCAATTACAGCAAAGACTAGGAGAAAATCAGCTTCCGACTCAAGTAATAGAAGCATTACCCGGTGAAAAATTAACGCTTTTAGCTACTGTTTAA
- a CDS encoding glycosyltransferase family 2 protein: protein MQSNQPDSLLLVVIVNYRTASLTVDCLRSLEPEVKELPGTQVVVVDNASGDDSLTQIQQEIETHNWQEWVTLIDSERNGGYAYGNNLAIRPALASLNPPEYILLLNPDTVIRRSAIATLVEFMQQHAQVGIAGSRLEDQDGTPQRSAFRFHSFLSELESGLRLGLVSRLLNKRLIAPPVSEVDCQTDWVAGASMIIRRAVFEQVGLLDEAYFMYYEEVDFCLQASRAGWSCWYVPESRVVHFVGQSSGVTNLKVVPKRRPQYWFESRKRYFVKNHGETYALLADLMWMLGFSFWKGRNLIQKKPAMDPPHLLTDFFRNSILVKRPN from the coding sequence ATGCAATCAAACCAACCCGATAGTCTATTGTTAGTGGTAATTGTCAACTACCGCACAGCTTCACTAACTGTGGACTGTTTACGCTCTCTAGAACCAGAAGTAAAAGAGTTGCCAGGAACTCAAGTGGTCGTAGTAGATAACGCTTCTGGAGATGATTCACTGACGCAGATTCAGCAAGAAATTGAGACTCATAACTGGCAAGAATGGGTCACGCTGATAGATTCGGAGCGCAATGGTGGCTACGCTTATGGGAATAATTTAGCGATTCGCCCGGCGCTAGCATCTTTGAACCCACCTGAGTATATTTTACTGCTAAATCCTGATACCGTCATCCGTCGGAGTGCGATCGCGACTTTAGTAGAATTTATGCAACAACATGCTCAAGTGGGTATTGCAGGAAGTCGTCTCGAGGACCAAGATGGTACACCCCAACGCTCAGCTTTTCGTTTTCATAGTTTTCTGAGCGAATTAGAAAGCGGTTTGCGTTTAGGTTTGGTTTCCCGTTTGCTCAATAAACGTTTGATTGCACCCCCTGTTTCTGAAGTCGACTGTCAAACCGATTGGGTAGCTGGTGCGAGTATGATCATTCGTCGCGCAGTGTTTGAACAAGTGGGATTACTCGACGAAGCATATTTTATGTACTATGAAGAGGTAGACTTTTGTTTACAAGCGAGTAGAGCGGGATGGTCTTGTTGGTACGTACCGGAAAGCCGAGTGGTTCATTTTGTAGGACAAAGTTCTGGAGTCACTAATCTCAAAGTTGTTCCTAAACGACGCCCTCAATACTGGTTTGAATCCAGAAAGCGCTATTTTGTGAAAAATCACGGTGAAACCTACGCACTATTGGCTGATTTGATGTGGATGCTTGGTTTTAGTTTCTGGAAGGGTAGAAACTTAATTCAAAAAAAGCCAGCTATGGATCCTCCCCACTTGCTAACTGATTTTTTCCGCAATAGTATCTTAGTAAAGAGACCAAACTAA
- a CDS encoding serine O-acetyltransferase produces the protein MTTAEQLSQDSQTELTLWQQIKEDWIAHGQDWTKPGFRAVAVHRFGVWRMKIEPKVLRAPLSIIYRAMYRHVRNVYGIELPYCVKLGRRVIIEHQSCIVIHGDCVIGDDCVIRQGVTMGNRYLDKPFDAPQLGARVNVGAGAKILGKVIIGDDASIGANAVVLSDIPTGKTAVGIPAKII, from the coding sequence ATGACAACGGCTGAACAATTATCCCAAGATAGTCAAACTGAGTTGACCCTATGGCAACAGATTAAAGAAGATTGGATCGCTCACGGGCAAGATTGGACCAAACCAGGTTTTAGAGCCGTCGCTGTGCATCGTTTTGGCGTCTGGAGGATGAAAATTGAACCTAAAGTGTTACGCGCTCCTTTGAGCATTATCTATCGTGCTATGTATCGACACGTGCGCAATGTCTACGGCATTGAACTACCCTATTGTGTAAAGTTAGGTCGTCGTGTGATTATTGAGCATCAGAGTTGTATTGTTATCCACGGTGACTGTGTGATTGGCGATGATTGCGTGATCCGTCAAGGAGTAACCATGGGAAATCGTTATCTGGATAAGCCTTTTGATGCACCTCAATTGGGAGCGAGAGTTAATGTCGGTGCAGGAGCTAAGATTCTGGGTAAAGTAATTATTGGGGATGATGCTAGTATTGGTGCTAATGCGGTAGTCTTATCGGATATACCCACAGGAAAAACCGCGGTGGGGATTCCTGCAAAAATAATTTAA
- a CDS encoding type II toxin-antitoxin system VapC family toxin codes for MSYYALILIDTGILVAFYDKNDDYHQQVVNFFATCTSQLITTLACVTEVMWLLAPNINVQNEFLSALSKEAFCCEDLLPYDYQRISELNIRYQDLPADFTDLSLIVISERLNISAIATLDKDFDIYRRYRQQPFNRVFFPQRK; via the coding sequence ATGAGCTACTATGCTCTGATTTTAATTGACACAGGAATTCTTGTGGCTTTTTATGATAAAAATGATGACTATCATCAACAAGTTGTCAATTTTTTTGCTACCTGTACCAGTCAATTAATAACCACCCTTGCTTGTGTTACCGAAGTGATGTGGTTACTTGCACCTAATATTAACGTCCAAAACGAATTTTTATCTGCTTTATCTAAAGAAGCTTTTTGTTGTGAAGATTTACTGCCATACGACTATCAAAGAATTAGCGAACTTAACATACGTTATCAAGATTTACCTGCTGATTTTACAGATTTATCATTAATTGTTATCTCCGAAAGATTAAACATTTCAGCTATTGCCACATTAGACAAAGATTTTGATATTTATCGCCGTTATCGCCAACAACCTTTTAATCGAGTATTTTTTCCTCAACGGAAATAA
- the frr gene encoding ribosome recycling factor, producing MKLSEIKDQMQKTIESTQRSFNTIRTGRANASLLDRVTVEYYGSETSLKALANISTPDASTILIQPFDRGSMAQIEKAISLSDIGITPNNDGQIIRLNIPPLTAQRRQELVKIASKYAEEGKVAIRNIRRDAVDAARKQEKNHEISEDESKDLQEQIQKITNEHITKIDELLKVKEKDITTV from the coding sequence GTGAAGTTATCTGAAATAAAAGACCAGATGCAAAAAACTATTGAGTCCACTCAACGTTCGTTTAATACTATTCGTACTGGTCGAGCCAATGCTTCGTTGCTTGATCGCGTTACCGTAGAATATTATGGTAGTGAAACGTCTTTAAAGGCTCTCGCTAATATTAGTACCCCTGACGCCAGTACTATTTTAATTCAGCCTTTTGACCGAGGTAGTATGGCCCAGATTGAAAAAGCGATTTCTTTATCAGACATAGGTATAACGCCCAATAACGATGGTCAAATTATTCGCCTGAATATTCCGCCTTTGACCGCACAAAGACGCCAAGAACTGGTCAAAATAGCGAGTAAATACGCCGAAGAAGGCAAAGTAGCGATCCGTAATATTCGCCGTGATGCTGTTGATGCTGCGCGCAAGCAAGAAAAGAACCATGAAATTTCTGAAGACGAGTCCAAAGATCTGCAAGAGCAAATCCAAAAAATCACCAATGAACACATTACCAAAATCGACGAACTCTTAAAAGTTAAAGAAAAAGACATTACTACCGTTTAG
- the pyrH gene encoding UMP kinase produces the protein MTYHRVLLKLSGEALMGNLGYGIDPKVVTEIAGEIAEVIASGIQLVIVVGGGNIFRGVKAASAGMDRATADYIGMIATVMNAMTLQDALERINVPTRVQTAIAMQEIAEPYIRRRAIRHLEKGRVVIFGAGSGNPFFTTDTTAALRAAEVDAEVIFKATKVDGVYDCDPHLNPNARLYQSLTYGYVLTHELGVMDSTAIALCKENNIPIVVFNLSVRGNIVRAVKGEPVGTIVGGFCEVI, from the coding sequence ATGACTTACCACCGAGTTTTATTGAAACTGAGCGGTGAAGCGCTAATGGGTAACTTGGGTTATGGAATCGATCCCAAGGTAGTTACCGAAATTGCTGGAGAAATCGCCGAGGTGATCGCCAGTGGTATTCAGTTAGTAATAGTAGTCGGTGGCGGAAACATCTTCCGAGGTGTAAAAGCGGCGTCGGCGGGGATGGATCGCGCCACTGCTGACTATATTGGCATGATCGCTACAGTCATGAACGCCATGACTTTACAAGATGCTCTCGAACGGATTAATGTCCCTACCCGAGTGCAAACCGCGATCGCCATGCAAGAAATAGCCGAACCCTATATCAGACGTCGAGCGATCCGACACCTAGAAAAAGGTAGAGTAGTAATTTTTGGGGCAGGATCTGGTAATCCATTTTTTACTACAGATACAACGGCAGCACTTAGAGCCGCAGAAGTTGACGCTGAGGTAATTTTTAAAGCGACTAAAGTAGACGGAGTTTATGACTGTGATCCACATCTTAATCCCAATGCTCGACTCTACCAGTCTTTAACCTATGGATACGTGTTAACCCATGAGTTAGGCGTAATGGATAGCACAGCGATCGCTCTATGTAAAGAAAATAATATTCCCATCGTTGTTTTTAATCTCTCAGTTCGCGGTAATATCGTTCGAGCAGTTAAAGGAGAACCAGTCGGTACCATTGTAGGAGGTTTCTGTGAAGTTATCTGA
- a CDS encoding TrkA family potassium uptake protein, whose product MDFSSLKLFNSLRKDTRRQFAVIGLGRFGRAVCETLHNLGYDVLGTDIDEKRVAQALTVRIASSAIQLDSTEPTALKQAGIFEFDTVIVAIGNYVQESIVTTLNLKEAGVEYVVAKASSEIHVKLLKRVGANFVVFPEYEAGRDLAYRITKPAILDRFELDTEHSIVEVIVPDEFDGKTLEELEIRNRYGLNVLAVGNEQKFIVNPTPTQRLHKGLAMVVIGSNKDIKRLPI is encoded by the coding sequence GTGGATTTTAGCTCTCTAAAATTATTTAATAGCTTGCGCAAAGATACTCGTAGACAATTCGCTGTCATCGGTTTAGGTCGCTTTGGGCGGGCTGTATGTGAAACTTTACACAATTTAGGTTATGACGTACTCGGAACCGATATCGATGAAAAAAGAGTTGCCCAAGCCCTCACTGTGAGAATAGCCTCTAGCGCGATTCAACTGGATTCAACAGAACCAACGGCTCTAAAACAGGCGGGAATTTTTGAGTTTGATACGGTAATTGTGGCTATTGGTAATTATGTCCAAGAAAGCATCGTTACCACGTTGAATCTCAAAGAAGCGGGAGTAGAATATGTAGTAGCTAAAGCTTCATCAGAAATTCATGTTAAACTATTGAAGCGCGTGGGCGCAAATTTTGTGGTATTTCCTGAATATGAAGCAGGTAGAGATTTAGCCTATAGGATTACCAAACCTGCCATACTAGACCGTTTTGAGTTGGACACAGAGCATAGTATCGTTGAGGTAATTGTACCAGATGAATTTGACGGTAAAACTCTAGAAGAATTAGAAATTCGTAATCGTTACGGTTTAAATGTTTTAGCCGTTGGTAATGAGCAGAAGTTTATAGTTAATCCCACTCCTACTCAACGTTTACACAAGGGTTTAGCGATGGTCGTGATTGGCTCCAACAAAGATATCAAACGCTTACCCATCTGA
- a CDS encoding TrkH family potassium uptake protein yields MTITRTICLGFLAIITIGTLLLMLPISITAGTWNSPINALFTATSAVCVTGLSMVDPGTYFSFWGQLTIALLAQVGGLGYMTTTTFLLLLVRRRCDLRQKIAMGESFDRPFLQGSNSLLISIISTTLIFELTGIILMLFVFQQEHGFKSALWLATFHSVSAWNNAGFSLFPDNLSSYRGSILINLVISVLIIFGGIGYQVIIEMYAWLVSYFKKDKARFIFSLNFKVVTSTTAFLLIIGTIGFLLSEARDPDTLANIPVQEKLLAAWFQSVTTRTAGFNTIDIGKMTAAGIFLSMALMFIGASPSGTGGGIKTTTLRIVFNATRSVLRGQEEVVMYRREVSVSLILKAVAVVFGSMMTVIASTLVMALVENNNAEINFLQILFESISAFGTVGLSMGITGKLSAWSQLVLILTMYLGRVGVILFMAAIIGDPRPNVIQYPPENLLVG; encoded by the coding sequence ATGACAATTACTCGCACCATTTGTTTAGGGTTTTTAGCTATTATTACAATAGGAACTTTACTACTAATGTTGCCGATTTCTATCACTGCTGGAACTTGGAACAGCCCCATTAATGCTCTATTTACAGCTACTTCTGCTGTTTGTGTTACAGGTTTAAGCATGGTAGATCCGGGTACTTACTTTTCTTTTTGGGGACAATTAACGATAGCTCTATTAGCCCAAGTAGGTGGCTTGGGTTATATGACTACTACAACATTTCTTTTACTATTAGTGAGGCGTCGCTGTGATCTCAGACAAAAAATAGCTATGGGTGAATCTTTTGACCGCCCTTTTTTACAGGGAAGCAATAGTTTGCTAATCTCAATTATCTCCACCACTTTAATATTTGAGCTAACTGGCATTATCTTGATGCTTTTTGTTTTTCAGCAAGAACACGGGTTTAAATCTGCTCTTTGGTTGGCAACTTTTCATAGTGTCAGTGCTTGGAATAATGCAGGATTTAGTTTATTTCCTGATAATCTATCCAGCTATAGAGGCTCAATTTTAATCAACTTGGTTATTTCTGTTTTAATTATTTTTGGGGGTATTGGTTATCAAGTAATTATAGAAATGTACGCTTGGTTAGTTAGTTACTTTAAAAAAGATAAAGCCAGATTCATTTTTTCATTAAACTTTAAAGTAGTAACGAGTACAACAGCTTTTCTATTAATTATCGGAACCATCGGCTTTTTACTCTCTGAAGCTCGTGATCCCGATACTCTAGCAAATATTCCTGTACAGGAAAAACTCTTAGCCGCTTGGTTTCAATCAGTGACAACTAGAACGGCGGGTTTTAACACCATAGATATTGGGAAAATGACTGCAGCAGGTATATTTCTCAGTATGGCTTTAATGTTTATTGGGGCTAGTCCTAGTGGAACGGGGGGAGGAATAAAAACAACAACCTTGAGAATTGTTTTTAACGCGACTCGTTCAGTACTTAGAGGTCAAGAAGAAGTAGTTATGTATCGAAGAGAAGTGAGCGTTTCTTTGATTTTAAAAGCGGTAGCTGTGGTCTTTGGTTCTATGATGACGGTCATCGCCAGTACCTTAGTCATGGCTTTGGTTGAAAATAATAATGCCGAAATTAACTTTCTTCAGATTCTATTCGAATCAATATCAGCTTTTGGGACCGTGGGCTTATCTATGGGTATTACCGGAAAACTCTCGGCTTGGTCTCAATTAGTTCTGATTTTGACGATGTATTTAGGACGGGTAGGAGTTATACTTTTTATGGCGGCTATCATAGGTGATCCTCGTCCTAACGTCATTCAGTATCCGCCAGAAAACTTACTCGTAGGTTAA
- a CDS encoding glycosyltransferase family 4 protein, translating to MHIAWLGKKSPFCGNVTYGREVTNAFLDRGNRVSFLHFAATESETENDSDCSEVLLPFIYKSQVYTIPSLNSSKILMRSLLELRPDLVHASLTLSPLDFLLPEICQELNLPLIATFHPAFDSQKLRNLKASTQFLTYQLYAPFLAQYDRVIVFSRLQRDLLVNMGVKPDKLVIIPNGVDPDKYSPGISDVKQQFKAERLFIYQGRVATEKNVEALLKAWKHCNLGEDSKLLIVGDGPLDSSLKLSYGKTEQVIWLGFVADEHQRINILRGADVFILPSLVEGLSLSLLEAMACGVACIATNTGADGEVLEGGAGVVLDTKNVTTQLKTLLPLFRDQPELIQALGQKGRKRVLERYTLANNITILEKLYKEILNERKFNFIPIP from the coding sequence ATGCATATCGCCTGGCTGGGGAAAAAATCGCCCTTTTGTGGTAACGTGACTTATGGTCGAGAAGTCACCAACGCTTTCTTGGATCGCGGTAACCGTGTTAGCTTTCTTCATTTTGCTGCTACAGAATCAGAAACTGAAAATGATTCAGATTGTTCAGAAGTCTTGCTACCATTCATTTATAAATCTCAGGTTTATACGATCCCAAGTTTGAATTCTAGTAAAATCTTGATGCGATCGCTCCTTGAACTTCGACCTGATCTGGTTCATGCTTCCTTGACTCTTTCTCCTCTGGATTTTCTCCTTCCGGAAATCTGTCAAGAGCTCAATTTACCCCTAATTGCTACTTTTCATCCCGCTTTTGACAGTCAAAAATTACGTAATCTTAAAGCCAGTACCCAATTTCTGACTTACCAACTCTATGCTCCTTTTTTGGCGCAATACGACCGAGTTATCGTCTTTTCTCGTCTTCAAAGAGATTTGTTGGTAAACATGGGGGTAAAACCCGATAAGTTAGTCATTATACCTAACGGGGTGGATCCTGATAAATATTCTCCAGGAATTTCTGACGTCAAACAACAATTTAAAGCTGAACGCCTATTCATATATCAAGGAAGGGTAGCTACGGAAAAAAATGTCGAAGCTCTTTTAAAAGCTTGGAAACACTGTAATCTAGGCGAAGACTCAAAACTACTCATCGTTGGGGACGGTCCCTTGGATAGTTCTTTAAAACTCTCCTATGGAAAAACAGAACAGGTCATTTGGTTGGGTTTTGTCGCAGATGAGCACCAGAGAATTAATATCCTCAGGGGTGCGGATGTTTTTATCCTCCCTTCCTTGGTAGAGGGTTTGTCTTTGTCATTACTCGAAGCCATGGCTTGTGGAGTTGCTTGTATCGCGACTAACACCGGTGCTGATGGGGAAGTTCTCGAAGGTGGAGCCGGAGTAGTACTTGATACTAAAAATGTTACGACTCAGTTAAAAACGCTACTTCCTCTTTTTCGCGATCAACCCGAATTGATTCAAGCTTTAGGACAAAAGGGCCGTAAAAGAGTTTTAGAACGCTATACTCTTGCCAATAACATTACTATTTTGGAAAAGCTTTACAAGGAAATATTAAACGAAAGAAAATTTAATTTTATACCTATACCTTAA
- the recO gene encoding DNA repair protein RecO, with protein sequence MSRTYRVTGINLKAIPLGEGDRLLTILTPEKGLIKAVAPGARKYQSQLRGRMELFVVNQLLIAQGRSLDKITQAETLISHANLSNNLGKLASAQYLAELALALALSEQPQVEIYQLITEHLGRLTQLAPTEPFFPLLTHGIFHLLVVAGIAPRVNVCCLTQHQILPQLQVINWQVGFSFDAGGLVSLSTPTSVPIDERMGAIELTLLQQLSAQTLPPDSTIFPEYISAATVGDAWLKIERILRNYTQYHLGRSIRSATLLDSL encoded by the coding sequence ATGAGTCGAACCTATAGAGTGACGGGAATTAATCTCAAGGCTATACCCCTAGGGGAGGGCGATCGCCTTCTGACTATACTTACCCCAGAAAAAGGCCTAATTAAAGCAGTAGCACCAGGAGCAAGAAAATATCAATCCCAACTTAGGGGACGTATGGAATTATTCGTGGTTAATCAACTACTCATAGCTCAAGGGCGATCGCTAGATAAAATTACTCAAGCTGAAACTCTTATCTCCCACGCAAATTTAAGCAACAATTTAGGTAAACTAGCCTCAGCTCAATATTTAGCCGAATTAGCCCTAGCTTTGGCTCTCAGCGAACAACCTCAAGTAGAAATCTATCAGTTAATCACCGAACACTTGGGGAGACTAACTCAGCTTGCACCCACAGAACCGTTTTTTCCCCTCCTAACTCATGGTATCTTTCACTTGCTAGTTGTGGCGGGAATCGCTCCTAGGGTTAATGTTTGCTGTCTTACTCAGCATCAAATCCTACCTCAATTACAAGTAATTAACTGGCAAGTGGGTTTTAGTTTTGATGCAGGGGGATTAGTTAGTTTATCAACCCCCACATCGGTACCAATAGACGAGCGCATGGGAGCGATTGAATTAACCCTGCTACAACAATTGAGTGCTCAAACTTTACCGCCAGACAGTACCATCTTTCCTGAGTATATCTCTGCAGCTACTGTCGGTGACGCCTGGCTTAAAATAGAGCGTATTTTGCGTAACTACACACAGTACCACTTGGGTCGTTCTATTCGTTCAGCCACTCTTTTAGATAGCTTATGA
- the deoC gene encoding deoxyribose-phosphate aldolase: MESIDIAEYIDHALLDPSATPEQVERCCAQAEQFNFAAVCVYPSAVRQARELLQGKKVKISTVIGFPTGATTAKVKLYEALEAAEQGAVELDVMINLGWLKAGKSEDLYQEIAQICDETGQTVKAILETNLLTNTEKRLAAEVCMDAGAAYLKTGTGWFGGATVEDVKILEKITQGRVGIKAAGGIRTLAGARELIKAGATRLGTSRGVELVREQNRDESNL, from the coding sequence GTGGAATCAATCGATATTGCAGAATATATAGATCATGCCCTACTTGATCCTAGTGCTACACCAGAGCAGGTAGAGCGGTGTTGTGCCCAAGCAGAGCAGTTTAACTTTGCGGCAGTTTGCGTTTATCCTAGCGCAGTACGACAAGCACGAGAGTTGTTACAAGGAAAAAAAGTTAAAATTTCCACAGTGATTGGTTTTCCAACAGGCGCCACCACAGCTAAAGTAAAATTGTACGAAGCACTCGAAGCGGCAGAGCAAGGCGCGGTAGAATTAGACGTAATGATTAACTTGGGATGGTTAAAAGCGGGAAAATCAGAGGATTTATACCAAGAAATAGCGCAAATCTGCGACGAAACAGGACAAACAGTCAAAGCAATTTTAGAAACTAATTTACTGACTAACACCGAAAAACGTCTAGCGGCGGAAGTTTGCATGGATGCGGGAGCAGCTTATCTCAAAACCGGTACCGGATGGTTCGGAGGAGCAACGGTTGAAGATGTCAAAATACTGGAAAAAATTACCCAAGGAAGGGTGGGAATCAAAGCAGCTGGAGGTATTCGTACCCTAGCAGGAGCGAGGGAATTAATTAAAGCGGGAGCAACTCGTTTAGGAACTTCTCGGGGTGTAGAATTGGTGAGAGAACAAAATCGAGATGAGTCGAACCTATAG